From the Telopea speciosissima isolate NSW1024214 ecotype Mountain lineage chromosome 9, Tspe_v1, whole genome shotgun sequence genome, the window CATCTATGGGATGAAGCCTTTTTGTATCAATATTTAAGGGGGACGATGATGTACTTATGATAATGAGAATTTAATGCCCAGTCCACTTTCTCCATCGTTTTTCTCAAGCAatgaatatttttttcaaatgcaCTCTTTCTAAGATATTCCAATGACTCTATTTTAACAATTATATTTCAACGGTTTTATTCTAATGGCTATATTTCAAAggctctttttccctttcctattTACGTATCTTTTGGTTTGAAGAGATAAAGTTGATAATTTGtatttttgaaacttgtgggagTGTCATGGTAAACCCCCAATGTGAGGTTAAGGTCCTTTTGTGGTGAGTGATTTCCGGGATATATAGAGTAAAGTAGTCCTCTTTGACCCTTGTTATCGTatacttttcattttttttttttaccattttcgcattcttctttttttgagctGCATCAATTTAGTATCATAACAAGTACAAGTTTGATTCTTGTGGCGAGCAAGTCTATCAAAATCAATATGAAATCAAGAAGCACATTCAATAATGAAAAACATGACCAACGATTGAATGACCACTCTGATTGTCATTTCAAACTTGAGGATGAGTTCTTTCAAAATGGAGGAGAATGATGTACTTATGATGGCGAGCATTTAATGTACACTATACTTTCTGTATTATCTTTCTCAAGCAATGATTCTTTTTTCAAGTGCACTCTTTACAAGATATTCCAATTGCCACATTCCAACAATATTTTTCCAATGGCTATATTTTAactgttctttttttcttttccaagaGTCTCCAACAACACTCTTCCCccacccaatctaaagtcctttttttttccttaaatatGTGTCTTGTTTATTTTAGCATTTTGCAAAAGGTAAAATACAAGTGTTTAATGTCCAGGCATGCTTAGATGAATACAAGAAACAAAGAGCTTGGTAAGGGAAACCACCAACAACAATAAGGCCAAGAATCATAGGTTAAATCATCTCAACACAAGAGAGGAAAACTGGAATCTGGCCCCCCCATAGAGTCATCTAAAAGAGCATCCCTTACAAAAGGAGagaaacaagagacaagagGCATAGAAACTCCCCTTTTCGCTGCCAATTTAGCTAAGAATTTTGTCACGGGATTTGACTCCCTAAAACAGTGAGAGATTTTCCAAGATATTAGGGATGAAATTAAATTGAATAGCAGTAGTAACCACTGTcgaatcacattcaatccataCCCTTGCAATCCCTAGATCTTTAGCTCTCTTTAGCTTCTAGATAACTGCCTCAAACTGTGCCACAGAATTGGTTTTCACACCAAGGTGAAAACCAATTACGAAGGAGACCACCTGCTCCCCTTACCTGGATTACCAATAGAGCAACCGTCCACATTCAGCTTATATTGACAACTAAATTTTGGTCTATTAATTGAAACACGTGGTGTTTGTATTTGAATTCtgattaaaatatataaatatatatatatatatgtcattTTAACAAAAGTCCCTATCAAATTGAAATATAGAATATGAACTATAAATTAATGCAGTCTACATGCAGCCCATGGATAAGCACCTAAACCTCCACCTCTAATCCCCTCTCAAGAATCGTCTCACTTCGAAAGTTTTCCACAAAACTCCCATGGAGAGTTTATGGGAGTTTTAGTTTGAGTCGTCGCCAATCTTTTCCAAATTCTAAGTTGGCATTCTTAATGACTTCGTCTGTCATAATTTTCCCTCTCCACAAGGATCAATCTCAACTTGTATCTCCCAGTCCTTGTTTTGACATTTCTTCAAACAATACAAGGATATTGCCTACAACATTCCTCTGCCTTGAATACATTatgaaaaaacaagagaaaggcAAGAACAAAAAGcataagaaaagtaaaaaaagtaCTGCTGCAGAGGATTGTTCTACCTCTGTTTTCGAATTTCCTTCTTCATTGCTTCAATTTCCAACCTCAGGTAATGCCTATCCATAGCTGAAGGATGGACAAAGATGCAGCATCGATTCTACTAATATTGCTTTCATGTCTACTAATTATCTTGGCCTATAACGGCCCCTGTACTGCTGATCTTCTCCATCATGATTGCCCAGATTCACGTGACTATACGCCCAACAGCGCATTCCAAATTAACCTTAATCTCCTTCTCTCGTCTCTTTCCTCTAAAATCTCTCTCCCAAATGGTTTCTACAACGATTCGGTGGGCAGTGACAAGGACCAAATCTATGGACTTGCTCTCTGTAGAGGCGATGTGACCAGCAATAAGGCTTGTCAGGGTTGTGTTGAGGCTGCGAGTCAAGAGATCCTCAATTTGTGTTCTCAGAAGGAAGAAGCGATAGTCTGGTACGATGATTGCCAAGTGCGCTATTCGTTCCAGATGATCTTCTCCAGAATGGTTTATGCTGGAAAGTTTCCTCACTGGAATGATCTTCAGCCCACTGTGTTGAACCCAAATCAGTTCCTTCAGATTGAGAATGATTTGCTAAATGAACTTATCATTCAGGCTACCTCAAATTCTTCAAACAATAGTTTTGCCACTAAAGAGGTTAAAATCTCAGGAACTGGCAAGGTCCTTGGTCTGGTACAGTGTACTCCTGATATATCTAGCGATGACTGTAAAAGTTGCCTTCAACTGTCCATGGCAGACCTCAAAGGATGTTGTTCTTCACGTCAAGGAGGAATGGTTCTTGGTCGGTATTGCAATCTGAAATTTCAAGTTTCTCCTGAAAAGGGTCAGTGCTTAAAACGTCTTTAATATCAAGTATTGCATTGTCCATGTTGGGGTTCCACGCGAAAGCAATAATCCCACATCATATGTGAGTAACACGATGTGGAGACTTACAAGAACTTGAGCACCTTCTCCTTAATggctagcttttaaggatgagttatACCTAATTCCCAATTGTCCAAACTCCTAACCAAGCCCAATAGTTCTTGCAACATCTGCCTTTTGGTTTGATTGCTTTTCAACTTACACAAGGAGTGCAAGCCTACTTTCTTCTATTGCTATTGTAGCAATACCCATATTGTCTTGTCCATGTTGGGGGTTCATGTGAAAGCAATAATCCGATGTGGAGACTTATAAGAACTTGGGTACCTTCTTCTTAATGGCTAGCTTTTAAGTACGAGTTCTACCCAAATCCCAACAGTCCAAACTCCTAACCATGCAAAAGTTGTGATGCATTCTGGTTTGATTGCTTTTCAACTTGAAACAAACAAGTGAATAACTTCTactccatttttctttcttttttcctgccTTTAAAAGCAGGGGGTACAAGGCTAGTTTCATTTATTGCTATTGTGGGAGTACCCATATTAGTTTTTCTTGCCAGTGGCTTCTGTGCCTACCACCtgtggagaaggaagggaaaccAAGAAGGTAAATATATGTGTGTTAGTTAACACCATTTGCAGATGATTCTtgttaaaattcaaaattttcattcagagGAGGAAATAAGCCAAAGCCAACATCCACTAAGAATTGATGTGGAAGCTCAGACAAGCAGAATAGTCTTCCACAGTAGTATTCTGCAAGGGAATCAAATTGATGACTCGTCAGAATTGCCCTTGATCGATTATGATGCCATAAGAGTTACTACAGGCAACTTCTCAGATGCAAATAAGATTGGGCAAGGTGGGTTTGGCACCGTTTACAAGGTAATGAGAGTTTCTTTAATTAAGAGATTGGATTAGGTTGTTGTGACCTTTCATATTTATTCTAATGTGTTCGAGGAAATTCTCAGGGCACAGTATCAGATGGAAAGGAAATAGCAGTAAAAAGGCTTTCAAGGAGGTCATGGCAAGGTTTAGATGAGTTCATGAATGAAGTTAAACTAATTGCAAAACTTCAACACCGGAACCTTGTGAGGCTCTTAGGTTGTGGCatgaaaggagaggaaaagctGCTCATCTATGAATTCATGCCTAACTTCAGCCTTGATGTTTTCATCTTCGGTGTGGACCTTCTTTCCCTTCATCTTTTATCTAGATTTATATTGTGAGTACTAAAAAATTGTTTCCCTAATTATGTTTGCTTGGGCTCTTGTCCAGGAAAACATTTCCACAAAATGAACTCATTCCTCAATCTGAGTTATACCAAGATAATTAAGTTCTAAATATGTACTGATGCCCTTTTCTGTCCCTAATTTCTTATTTAGATCCCGTAAAGCGATCCCAACTCAATTGGAGAACACAGTATAACATCATCAATTGTATTGCCCGTGGACTTCTTTATCTTCATGAGGACTCTCGACTCAGGATCATTCACAGGGATCTGAAGCCTAGCAACATTTTGTTGGACAAAGAGATGACTGCAAAAATTTCAGACTTTGGCATGGCAAGGATATTTTGTGAAGATCAAAACACAGCTGACACTAAACGAGTTGTGGGGACTTTGTAAGCTCTGTCTTCCTCTTAACCATTTATTTAAAAGATTAATTGTTAATTTATGTTAGAACAAGACAGGGAAAAACCAAACATAGTATGTTCATTACCCAATTGATAACTCTTGAAACATTGATTTGCAATGCCATACTCTTACTTCAATAATTTTTCCTTCTCAAACAGTGGATACATGTCTCCAGAATATGCAATGGAGGGGATATTTTCTGTTAAGTCTGATGTTTTCAGCTTTGGTGTTATCTTGCTTGAGATCATAAGTGGAAGGAGAAACAACAGCTACCTTAATGAGCATGGTCATACCCTCTTGGCATATGTAAGGCTTTTGGAATACTTaaattagaattttattttcaataccAAAATCTTGTTTCTTGTAAGTTAAAATTTATAAGTTGCAAATGATAATTACAGGTATGGAGACTATGGAATGAAGGGAAAGTCTTGTATATTTTAGACCCATCATTGATCAGTTCATGCTCAAGAAGAGAAGTACTGATCAGATGTATACATACTGGGCTCTTGTGTGTTCAACAAGATGCAGCAGATAGACCAACAATGTCGGATGTCATAGTTATGTTAGAAAGTGATTCTAGAGATCTTCCTCAACCTACAAAACCTGCATTTGCTTTGGGAAGAGTTGTCATCCAAACGAATCAACCTACCTCTGTTAGATCTTCTGCAAATGCAGTTACTGTTTCTGATATCATACCTCGGTGAGTATCAGAATGGAGTTTGTGATTCCTCACTTCCAAAGTTGATTCATAAGAAGTTTTAGAAATGTTCTTGTGTTGGATTTGGATTCAGATCAGATGTTACAATTCAGCTGTAAAGAGAGAAGATGTACAGTTTGAACAGTAGTAGATGTAATACTAGATCATCAGCAAAGTAAATTCACAGTCCCTTTCTGGCTAGCTGTTGAATGGAATTAATCTTATAACCAACCAAATGGATGCCCCACCTAGTGGTCGCCATGTCCACAGGTATAAACCATTGATGACCTTATGTTCTCAGGTACCTTAGAATAGTCCCATAGTGTTGACAGCGACTGTTAGCTAAGCAACAGGGCTGGCATTACAAGTATCACTTCGAAAGAAAATAATACTTCcattctcattctcaagattcaaagTTATTTCTTTTACACTGCTGAAAAATTCAACCATTTTCCCAGCTTGAATCTCGTTCAACCCACAAACTCATGCAATTCCACTTGCCCAATCTCATCCATAAATGAGAATTGGGTGTCAAGCTTACATCACCTCCAACACTTTGGTATGACAATCTGGGTGCCACATACCTGTCTGCCAACCCAGTCTTTCATTCGCTCAACAAACACTTAAaaattgatttccactttgttcgtGATGAAAACTACAGGTGCAATTTATCTCTACCTAAGATCAAATTGCTGACATATTGACCAAGGGGCTTCTTATGGCACGATTTTAGTTTATGAGGGATAAGTTGAAGATACACACACATAACCCTTCCACTTGAGGAGTGTATTGACTGAATATAGAGTTGCCATATTTTGAAACTCAATATTCAGACTATCTTCAGTGCAATCTTTCCTTGTATTGTTGGAGTCTATTCTTGGCAACACAATCTTTCCTTGTATAGCTGGAGTTTATTTTTGGTCTTGAATCTCTTGTAATCTTTCCATAATAGAAGACTAGGGCATCTTGTAATCACTTGTATAAATCCTCTCTTTAAGAATCAATTCTTTTACATATGAAATAATATCAACCATAACAAGAGGTGACTTGAAGGCACGTGGTAGGGCTGAGGGGTCAGCTCCGGCGAGCACATATGAATTCTaatggatcttcacatgcacAATTGCGTGTAGTATATGGTTGTGTTGCATATTTAGTCTTAAGGAAATTTAtagttctatttttctttttcatcattTACACTTTTTTGTGAACAATTCCTTTCCTTTTCGAGTCCTCAACAATACTCTTTCCTTGCTTTGAGGAATAAATGAAATCCTGCTTCCTGAATGGATTATTTCCATTCAAGTCATAACTAATTAAATGTTGCACAAACCAAACTCTCACTTGATGACAAGCATTTCtagcaaaaaacaaaacttgATGACAAGCATACTGATCCACTTGTTTTATCGGGGCTCTAACTCAGTGATTGACACTTCATTGACAGATTGACCTAATTCGGCTTCCTGCATATTTTCCCCTTCTACATATATCTTTGATTCCATTCTGTTTCGCACAAAAAAGGCTGGTTGTGAGGGTGATGGAGGAGTAATTAAGTAGCTGCTCAACAAAAGGACTATGTTCGCCATAGTGGGTCTGTCAGCTACATTTTCTTGAACACACAATAACCCAATATGAATGCATCTTATCACTTCACTTCTTGAACAATTTTCTCTCAGGATTGGAACAATCAACTCCAAGGCTGTACCTGCATTCCGATGCCTCCATGCCTGCAAGATACGTATATAAGTCATTAGGTTCCTTAGGTTTTCCTCAGGttacaaaacagaaaaaaagaattacagacATCCATGATCCATACTTACATAGCTCCTAAGGTCCTCGACGTCGTCTGGGTGATAGAAACTACTATTCTTCTTTCCACTTACAATCTCCAAAACTGATACACCAAAGCTGAAAACGTCTGATTTCACTGAGAACTGCCCACACATTGCATACTCCGGAGACATGTAACCACTGCAAGCAATTATCATAAGATAACTTAAGCAATTAAGGATAACTATAGAGATTTTACTAGATCATATTTCTCTTTACTTGATGCTATATATAGCTTCAAGGCCAAGAAAATGTGAATGTGTCCAAATGTTTACTTTGATAATAACTATGAGAAGGAATGAGGCTTTGAAACTTACTAAGTCCCAACTATTCTGTCTGTATTTGCTTCAGTTTGGCCCAAACCAA encodes:
- the LOC122638586 gene encoding cysteine-rich receptor-like protein kinase 10, which encodes MDKDAASILLILLSCLLIILAYNGPCTADLLHHDCPDSRDYTPNSAFQINLNLLLSSLSSKISLPNGFYNDSVGSDKDQIYGLALCRGDVTSNKACQGCVEAASQEILNLCSQKEEAIVWYDDCQVRYSFQMIFSRMVYAGKFPHWNDLQPTVLNPNQFLQIENDLLNELIIQATSNSSNNSFATKEVKISGTGKVLGLVQCTPDISSDDCKSCLQLSMADLKGCCSSRQGGMVLGRYCNLKFQVSPEKAGGTRLVSFIAIVGVPILVFLASGFCAYHLWRRKGNQEEEEISQSQHPLRIDVEAQTSRIVFHSSILQGNQIDDSSELPLIDYDAIRVTTGNFSDANKIGQGGFGTVYKGTVSDGKEIAVKRLSRRSWQGLDEFMNEVKLIAKLQHRNLVRLLGCGMKGEEKLLIYEFMPNFSLDVFIFDPVKRSQLNWRTQYNIINCIARGLLYLHEDSRLRIIHRDLKPSNILLDKEMTAKISDFGMARIFCEDQNTADTKRVVGTFGYMSPEYAMEGIFSVKSDVFSFGVILLEIISGRRNNSYLNEHGHTLLAYVWRLWNEGKVLYILDPSLISSCSRREVLIRCIHTGLLCVQQDAADRPTMSDVIVMLESDSRDLPQPTKPAFALGRVVIQTNQPTSVRSSANAVTVSDIIPRIGTINSKAVPAFRCLHACKIPSKGDKARLPSTSTPPSPPLPMNGITLPASAPARSPTHVSPRPPINGNTIPASAAPPSPTHVSPLPRINGITIPEKQGSSSRKQIVFIVGALVTAGVILFSVLMYCLLKRKKKKNLSMERLENGENEIITPESLQFDFSTVLAATENFAQVNKIGEGGFGGVYKGKLPNGQEIAVKRLSKNSGQGAKEFKNEVLLVAKLQHRNLVRLLGFCLEREEKILIYEFVPNRSLDYFLFEPKKCMQLDWQRRYKIIEGIARGLLYLHEDSRLRIIHRDLKASNILLDGEMNPKISDFGMARIFGVDQTEANTNRIVGTYGYMSPEYAMRGQFSVKSDVFSFGVSVLEIVSGKKNSSFYKIDDGEDLLSYAWRHWNAGTAFELIDPILRENCSRSEVMRCIHIGLLCVQENVADRPTMANIVHMLSSYLLITPPSPSKPAFFVPTRLETNMFIEVGEMQEAGSGQSVNEVSISELEPR